The following proteins are co-located in the Sporosarcina pasteurii genome:
- a CDS encoding amidase, which translates to MIELDEKVINWDIDKLSEAIRSRNISPIEVTKKVLNRIHVVNAKLNAYITVLDEHALAAAKKAESEIMRGEIRGPLHGIPIGLKDFIFTKDIRTTMGSSIYKDFYPSYDASVVTRLHQAGAIMIGKLNTHEFAYGTTGDSSYFGPVRNPHNLAKITGGSSSGSGAAVASQLCYASLGTDTGGSIRIPSAFCGIVGMKPTYGRVSKWGGYPLCQSLDHIGPMTRTVKDNAIVLNAIAGYDAKDESSVNRKNESFTEAMNDGVKGTVIGIPTSFYFDDLQDGIREEIEKVIQLYKELGAEIRYINIEGMEDISQAFQTVLRSEAYATHKLHIKNHSHEWNGEVKSRLQQGESVKAHDYIQALEIKKQAILQFNQIFEEVDAIMTPVTSIYPTNLHEREIEVNGAKKHIFSILNRLTGPTNLTGLPSISVPFKASGGELPNGFQLIGKAFGESDLYRIAYAYEQEIGI; encoded by the coding sequence ATGATTGAACTTGATGAGAAAGTTATTAATTGGGATATCGACAAACTATCCGAAGCAATTCGGAGTAGAAACATATCTCCGATAGAAGTTACAAAGAAAGTTTTGAACCGAATTCATGTAGTTAACGCAAAACTGAATGCGTATATCACAGTTCTAGATGAACATGCGCTGGCTGCCGCTAAGAAAGCAGAATCGGAAATTATGCGAGGGGAAATCAGGGGTCCATTGCATGGCATCCCAATAGGATTAAAAGATTTTATATTCACAAAAGATATAAGAACAACAATGGGTTCTTCAATTTATAAAGATTTTTATCCAAGCTACGATGCTTCTGTTGTGACTCGCTTACATCAAGCAGGGGCAATCATGATAGGGAAACTTAATACACATGAATTTGCCTATGGTACTACCGGCGATTCTTCTTACTTTGGACCGGTAAGAAACCCCCATAACCTGGCGAAAATTACTGGAGGTTCGAGCAGCGGATCCGGGGCGGCGGTAGCATCTCAATTATGCTATGCCTCACTAGGGACAGACACTGGAGGATCAATTCGGATTCCATCTGCTTTTTGCGGAATTGTTGGGATGAAACCAACATATGGAAGGGTCAGTAAATGGGGGGGATATCCACTATGCCAGTCACTTGACCATATAGGGCCGATGACTAGAACGGTTAAAGATAATGCAATCGTTTTAAATGCCATTGCGGGTTATGATGCAAAAGACGAATCTTCGGTGAATAGGAAAAATGAAAGTTTTACAGAAGCGATGAATGATGGTGTAAAGGGGACTGTAATTGGAATTCCTACCTCATTTTATTTTGATGATCTACAAGATGGCATCAGGGAAGAAATCGAAAAGGTGATTCAACTATATAAAGAACTCGGCGCTGAAATTCGCTATATAAATATTGAAGGTATGGAAGACATATCACAAGCATTTCAAACTGTACTAAGAAGTGAAGCTTATGCAACGCACAAGCTACATATTAAAAATCATTCGCATGAGTGGAATGGCGAAGTGAAAAGTCGTCTGCAGCAAGGTGAAAGTGTTAAAGCGCATGACTATATCCAGGCATTGGAAATTAAAAAACAAGCTATTCTCCAGTTTAATCAGATTTTTGAAGAAGTCGATGCGATTATGACCCCGGTTACATCTATTTATCCAACGAATCTTCATGAAAGAGAAATAGAAGTAAATGGCGCTAAGAAACATATATTTTCGATATTAAATAGGCTGACAGGCCCTACAAATCTAACCGGTTTGCCAAGTATATCCGTTCCATTTAAAGCTTCTGGCGGTGAACTGCCAAATGGATTTCAACTCATCGGGAAGGCTTTTGGAGAAAGTGATCTTTACCGAATTGCCTATGCTTATGAGCAAGAAATCGGAATATAA
- a CDS encoding NAD-dependent succinate-semialdehyde dehydrogenase translates to MNVELKTKQSRIYINGEWVGEDLGELQVLNPANSKVVGSVPNGGEKETNEAIEAAHEAFKTWSKTTAYERAGYLEKLHALMLENQEELAQIMTLEMGKPIQESRGEVLSAASYLEWFAEEGKRVYGETIPTHAAGKRLQVWKKPVGVVAAITPWNFPVAMLTRKLGPALAAGCTIVIKPSGESPLSAVKLVELCEKAGIPRGVVNLVTGSSSKIGNAIMENEKVRKVTFTGSTGVGKMLIEQSAKQVKRLSLELGGHAPFIILDDANLDAAVEGVVASAFRNAGQTCICTNRIYVQSGVHDAFVEKFAAAVEALKVGNGIDETVQIGPVINQASLEKVAHHVEDALSKGAALVTGGSPVEDSKGTFYTPTVLANVSPEMVVMNEETFGPLAPIQKIETVEEAIKLANDTSYGLAAYVFTDSVSTGTKLVEELEYGIVGWNDGTPTATQAPFGGMKESGMGREGGRQGIEDYLETQFVSIGVN, encoded by the coding sequence ATGAATGTTGAGTTGAAAACGAAACAATCTCGTATCTATATAAATGGTGAATGGGTTGGGGAGGATCTTGGCGAATTGCAAGTGCTCAATCCGGCAAACAGCAAAGTAGTCGGAAGTGTGCCAAACGGCGGTGAAAAAGAAACAAATGAAGCAATTGAAGCTGCTCATGAAGCGTTTAAAACTTGGTCAAAAACAACGGCTTACGAAAGAGCCGGCTACCTGGAGAAGCTCCATGCACTCATGTTAGAAAACCAAGAGGAATTGGCCCAAATTATGACGTTAGAAATGGGAAAACCAATTCAAGAGTCCAGAGGTGAAGTATTGTCCGCTGCTTCTTATTTGGAATGGTTTGCGGAAGAAGGAAAACGTGTTTATGGTGAAACGATTCCTACTCATGCAGCGGGTAAACGACTGCAAGTATGGAAAAAGCCAGTAGGCGTCGTGGCGGCGATTACACCGTGGAACTTCCCAGTAGCGATGCTGACGAGAAAGTTAGGTCCGGCATTAGCAGCTGGCTGTACAATTGTCATTAAGCCATCAGGTGAAAGTCCTTTGTCGGCTGTCAAGTTGGTCGAGCTATGTGAAAAAGCGGGGATTCCACGGGGTGTTGTAAACTTAGTTACCGGATCTTCCTCCAAAATAGGCAATGCAATTATGGAGAATGAAAAAGTACGCAAAGTAACGTTTACCGGTTCAACTGGGGTCGGTAAAATGCTCATCGAACAAAGTGCGAAACAAGTGAAACGTTTATCTCTTGAACTAGGCGGTCATGCACCGTTCATTATATTAGATGACGCCAACTTAGATGCGGCAGTAGAAGGTGTTGTTGCTTCAGCTTTCAGAAATGCGGGGCAGACATGCATTTGTACGAATCGGATTTACGTCCAGTCCGGAGTTCATGATGCGTTTGTGGAAAAATTTGCTGCTGCTGTTGAAGCGTTGAAAGTTGGTAACGGCATCGATGAAACGGTTCAAATCGGACCGGTGATCAACCAAGCCAGTTTAGAAAAAGTAGCGCATCACGTTGAAGATGCATTATCGAAAGGAGCTGCTCTCGTAACGGGAGGCTCGCCAGTAGAAGACTCAAAAGGAACTTTCTATACGCCGACTGTATTGGCTAACGTGAGCCCGGAGATGGTTGTGATGAATGAAGAAACATTTGGCCCACTCGCGCCGATTCAAAAAATAGAAACAGTCGAAGAGGCGATTAAACTTGCGAATGATACATCTTACGGATTGGCTGCATATGTTTTTACAGATAGTGTCTCAACAGGTACGAAGTTAGTTGAAGAGCTCGAATATGGAATTGTCGGTTGGAATGACGGGACCCCAACGGCAACTCAAGCCCCTTTCGGCGGAATGAAAGAAAGCGGAATGGGAAGAGAAGGCGGCCGTCAAGGGATTGAAGACTATCTTGAAACCCAATTTGTTTCAATTGGCGTGAATTAA
- a CDS encoding CaiB/BaiF CoA-transferase family protein, which translates to MSGALENIRVLDLSRVLAGPYCSMILGDLGAEVIKVEAPGGSDDTRKWGPPFKEGVSAYFLCANRNKKAITVDLKSTEGVDIIKRLVSESDVVINNFKTGTMERFGLDYETLAAINPGIVYCSITGFGETGPDRHMPGYDFIIQAMSGLMSITGTDQSGPQKSGVAITDVLTGLYACIGIQAALVERSQSGKGQKIDISLYDSAVSALINIGSNYLMEEEIPTALGNEHANIVPYQTFKTANGEMVIAVGNDHQFKALCTVLNVPQYADDKRFETNPDRVLHRKELVSLLQTEFLKESTAFWYEKCRKYNIPAGPIQNLEEVVNDAQLQSRNMFVEHEHPTAGTIKMIGSPLKLSRTPVAIKRHPPEPGEHNDEIIGSLFNKTR; encoded by the coding sequence GTGTCGGGAGCATTGGAAAACATTAGGGTCCTTGACTTATCTCGTGTACTTGCGGGACCGTATTGCTCAATGATTTTAGGTGATTTAGGTGCGGAAGTCATCAAAGTGGAGGCGCCGGGAGGAAGCGATGACACACGTAAATGGGGACCGCCATTTAAAGAAGGCGTCAGTGCTTACTTTTTATGTGCAAACCGGAACAAAAAAGCAATCACCGTCGATTTGAAATCGACTGAAGGCGTCGACATCATTAAAAGACTCGTCAGCGAAAGCGATGTCGTCATCAATAATTTCAAAACGGGGACGATGGAGCGTTTTGGTTTGGATTATGAAACGCTCGCAGCTATCAATCCTGGTATTGTATACTGTTCGATTACGGGATTCGGGGAAACAGGGCCGGATCGGCATATGCCGGGATATGATTTTATTATTCAAGCGATGAGCGGATTGATGAGCATTACAGGAACCGATCAATCGGGACCTCAAAAATCAGGCGTTGCGATTACGGATGTATTGACGGGATTATACGCTTGTATCGGAATTCAAGCTGCGTTAGTGGAACGTAGTCAATCCGGAAAGGGCCAGAAAATCGATATATCGCTGTATGATTCTGCAGTGAGTGCGCTTATAAATATCGGCAGCAATTACTTAATGGAAGAAGAAATTCCGACAGCACTTGGGAATGAGCATGCGAACATCGTGCCCTATCAGACATTCAAAACGGCTAACGGCGAAATGGTCATTGCAGTTGGTAATGATCATCAGTTCAAAGCGTTATGTACAGTGTTGAATGTACCTCAATATGCAGACGATAAACGTTTCGAAACAAATCCGGATCGTGTCTTGCATAGGAAGGAATTGGTTTCTTTATTGCAAACGGAGTTTTTAAAAGAATCGACTGCCTTTTGGTATGAAAAATGCCGTAAATATAACATACCGGCAGGGCCGATTCAAAACCTGGAAGAAGTTGTGAATGATGCCCAGCTTCAATCACGCAATATGTTTGTCGAACATGAACACCCGACAGCAGGAACAATCAAAATGATTGGAAGCCCATTAAAGCTGTCGCGGACACCGGTGGCCATAAAACGTCATCCGCCGGAACCAGGAGAGCATAATGATGAAATAATCGGCAGCTTATTTAATAAAACTAGATAA
- a CDS encoding aromatic amino acid transport family protein → MGIKGEKLNIESIVIEKEQSDPIITQSTQNEGFKESSLRIENINFWDGVAIIVGSSIGAGILSLAYGTKNAGFPVLVFWVILTGLFTTISMLYVAETTLRTKKPFQLSGLAETYIGKVGAWLMFIAVFGNSLGALIAYTTGSGRVLSEILNVPPIIGSILFFIPAVVVVWFGLKAVGAAEKVITACMVIMVLILILATVIGPGLKGEYLTYMNVSVSIPIFTLVIFTFIGQYAVPELTRGFVNGDIKRLPRSIITGNTIVAILLILVPMSALGLNGPEKVTEIVTIAWAEALGQWAFFTANIFTLFAFLTSFWAIGQSLLTNIVDKLKFPSEWDLKFRLIALSIVAIPPFVIAYTGLIGFVDVLSLTGSFSGVIMGILPVLMLNRARKIGTREPEWTCGRLAHPAVQALIVLTFVSASVYTIMKTFNILPSGW, encoded by the coding sequence ATGGGAATAAAAGGGGAGAAGTTAAATATTGAGTCTATTGTCATAGAAAAAGAACAATCGGATCCTATCATTACGCAAAGCACACAAAACGAAGGTTTTAAGGAGTCATCCTTACGCATTGAAAATATAAATTTTTGGGACGGGGTGGCAATTATTGTTGGCTCAAGTATCGGGGCTGGGATACTGAGTCTAGCATATGGAACTAAAAACGCCGGATTTCCTGTTCTTGTATTTTGGGTAATCTTAACAGGTCTATTTACCACTATATCAATGTTATATGTCGCTGAAACAACATTGCGTACGAAAAAACCGTTCCAACTAAGTGGACTAGCAGAAACTTATATTGGTAAAGTTGGTGCCTGGTTAATGTTTATTGCCGTTTTCGGTAACTCGTTAGGAGCTTTAATTGCTTATACGACAGGAAGCGGAAGAGTACTATCAGAAATCTTAAATGTACCACCTATCATTGGGAGTATACTCTTTTTCATACCGGCAGTAGTTGTTGTCTGGTTTGGTTTAAAAGCTGTAGGGGCTGCAGAAAAAGTGATTACTGCCTGTATGGTGATTATGGTTTTAATTTTAATACTTGCGACGGTGATTGGACCTGGTTTAAAGGGTGAATACCTTACTTATATGAACGTTAGCGTTTCGATTCCTATTTTTACGCTTGTTATATTTACTTTTATCGGTCAATACGCGGTTCCCGAGTTAACTCGCGGGTTTGTCAATGGAGATATTAAACGCTTGCCAAGATCAATTATCACTGGTAATACAATTGTTGCAATACTACTAATTCTCGTCCCCATGTCAGCACTTGGCTTAAATGGACCGGAGAAAGTAACTGAAATTGTAACAATTGCATGGGCAGAAGCATTAGGGCAATGGGCGTTCTTTACTGCTAATATATTTACCCTTTTCGCTTTTCTGACTTCATTTTGGGCGATTGGACAAAGTTTATTAACGAATATTGTTGATAAATTAAAGTTCCCATCAGAATGGGATTTGAAATTCCGTTTAATTGCGTTAAGTATTGTTGCAATACCTCCATTTGTGATTGCTTATACTGGATTAATTGGCTTTGTAGACGTTTTATCTTTAACAGGTTCTTTTTCGGGTGTAATCATGGGGATTTTACCTGTATTGATGCTAAATAGAGCTAGGAAAATCGGCACCCGAGAACCTGAATGGACTTGTGGTAGGCTCGCCCATCCTGCTGTGCAGGCTTTAATTGTACTCACCTTTGTAAGCGCTTCAGTATATACAATTATGAAAACGTTTAACATTCTCCCAAGTGGGTGGTGA
- a CDS encoding hydantoinase/oxoprolinase family protein, translated as MSNYRFAVDVGGTFTDVFVFDESNKEVAIAKVSSTPKEPERGIVAGVKKSGLSGKDIIHFSHGTTVGTNALIERKLPKTALVTTKGFRDVIEIRDGTRLDLWDAYSDVAPPYIKRRDRFEVKERTDYAGNVLEEIDEEEVRALGKKLKRRGVESVAVCFINAYVNGENEAKVKEILQEELGDVYICASSDILPEIFETDRMSTAIVNAVLGPTVSNYIKRLEGEMEALGYEGDILVLHSGGGVMTSETVPRYAARLASSGIAAGAIASKYIAELCGYKNAIGFDMGGTSTDISLMYEGDLRITKDWYIEYGYPIGFPSIEILTIGAGGGSISWIDEGGSLRNGPQSAGAEPGPACYGLGGTEPTNTDANIVLGRLDTKLLDGMMTLDKEASITAVSEKIGKPFNLEAAEAANSILKVANANMCDALRLISVRRGYDPRDFALVSFGGASGVHCAYLAKEMGIPNVIVPPYSGVAAAMGCLMVDVQHDITKTFLADAKSVSVETLEAEFSTMEKEGKELLEEEGIEPEDMNFIRYVDMRYAGQWRSLAITVGRELNSIEDALFQFHKEHEREFAFSNAEQNVEIYGLRVAAVGIVEKPELPRKIVEGTLEAAFIEERPVYFEESNGFVPTSVYQRGDLPTGVELEGPAIINQLDSTLVIPPQFTAKTDEYRNIIIQYTKS; from the coding sequence TTGTCAAATTATCGTTTTGCAGTGGATGTAGGCGGGACATTCACAGATGTATTCGTGTTCGATGAAAGCAATAAAGAGGTTGCAATTGCAAAGGTATCCTCTACGCCGAAAGAGCCTGAAAGAGGGATTGTCGCAGGTGTTAAAAAGTCAGGATTATCCGGGAAGGATATCATACACTTTTCTCATGGAACGACAGTCGGAACAAACGCTTTAATTGAAAGGAAATTGCCGAAAACTGCACTTGTAACTACAAAAGGGTTTCGGGATGTCATTGAAATCCGTGACGGAACAAGACTGGACCTGTGGGATGCTTATAGTGATGTTGCACCACCGTATATTAAGCGCCGCGATCGCTTTGAAGTGAAGGAGCGGACAGATTACGCTGGGAATGTACTGGAAGAGATTGACGAAGAAGAAGTTCGTGCACTAGGCAAAAAATTGAAAAGACGTGGCGTAGAATCTGTCGCCGTCTGCTTTATCAATGCCTATGTTAACGGTGAAAATGAAGCCAAAGTAAAGGAAATTCTCCAAGAGGAACTGGGCGATGTGTATATTTGTGCTTCCAGTGATATTCTGCCGGAAATTTTCGAGACGGATCGAATGAGTACAGCGATCGTCAATGCGGTGCTTGGACCGACAGTGAGCAATTATATTAAAAGACTTGAAGGTGAGATGGAGGCATTAGGATATGAAGGTGACATCCTAGTCTTGCACTCAGGCGGTGGTGTGATGACATCTGAAACGGTACCTCGATATGCTGCAAGGTTAGCAAGTTCAGGCATCGCTGCGGGAGCAATTGCGAGTAAATATATTGCTGAGTTATGCGGTTATAAAAATGCCATCGGATTCGATATGGGCGGAACGAGTACAGATATCTCCCTCATGTATGAAGGCGATTTGAGAATTACGAAAGACTGGTACATTGAATACGGCTATCCGATTGGGTTCCCAAGTATTGAAATATTAACAATTGGGGCTGGCGGGGGCAGTATTTCATGGATTGATGAAGGCGGCTCTTTACGGAACGGACCGCAGAGTGCCGGGGCTGAACCGGGGCCAGCTTGTTATGGTCTTGGCGGGACAGAGCCGACAAATACAGATGCGAATATTGTGCTTGGAAGGTTAGATACGAAGTTGCTGGATGGAATGATGACTTTAGATAAGGAAGCCTCGATTACTGCGGTTTCCGAAAAAATCGGTAAACCGTTCAATCTTGAAGCTGCGGAAGCCGCTAACTCCATCTTGAAAGTAGCCAACGCGAACATGTGTGATGCGCTGCGTTTAATCTCTGTTCGAAGAGGTTATGATCCTCGTGATTTTGCACTTGTATCATTTGGCGGGGCAAGCGGAGTGCACTGTGCCTACTTAGCGAAAGAGATGGGGATTCCAAATGTAATTGTACCGCCTTATTCGGGTGTTGCCGCTGCAATGGGCTGTTTGATGGTTGATGTACAACATGATATTACTAAAACATTTCTAGCGGATGCAAAAAGCGTTTCAGTGGAAACGTTGGAAGCAGAATTTTCCACAATGGAAAAGGAAGGAAAAGAATTATTAGAAGAGGAAGGCATAGAGCCTGAAGACATGAACTTTATCCGTTACGTCGATATGAGATATGCAGGACAATGGCGCTCATTAGCGATTACAGTTGGCCGAGAATTAAATTCTATCGAAGATGCACTTTTCCAATTCCACAAAGAGCATGAACGAGAGTTTGCATTTTCCAATGCCGAGCAAAATGTAGAAATCTATGGACTCCGGGTAGCTGCAGTTGGAATCGTTGAGAAGCCGGAACTACCGAGAAAAATTGTAGAAGGGACATTGGAAGCGGCATTCATAGAAGAACGTCCGGTATATTTCGAAGAGTCGAACGGTTTTGTGCCAACTTCTGTCTATCAACGTGGGGACTTACCTACTGGCGTAGAATTGGAAGGCCCGGCGATTATTAACCAGCTAGATTCAACACTTGTCATCCCGCCTCAATTCACGGCAAAAACGGACGAGTATCGAAATATTATCATTCAGTATACGAAATCATAA
- a CDS encoding hydantoinase B/oxoprolinase family protein: protein MLSTTTENQEIFQSKLDPVTFEVLKNAFVNLVDQMAEQIMRTCYSFVIYNRDFSSAICDAEGNTVMQGTQDISVHVGTLHLTAKAIIEDFKDDIHPGDVFLINDPYRGGTHFSDTRVVKPVFHEGKVIAFMQVNGHWADMGGSVPGSFDIKSKDHFGEGLRIPPLRIYSKGVYLEDVANMLVSNMRVPEERLGDLRSQVEATKVGEKQLGALIAKYGVETIVTAFEEVQEYVERLTRSHIKELPNGSWETTDYIDMDPEVGDGLIPIHVKMTIHDDEVFYDLSGSHPYIGCFLNAGFGASLSAAYAGTKTFFPDIPLNSGFYRVVHVHLPEDSVVNAPYPIAVTGFCSGAYEKIMNACFELWSKIIPERALACSFNLEYLLIGGWDQREKEKEYFMWYDWMAGGHGGRNKRDGANAMSPVFGVGLSIQPCEGQERLSPVITTKHEIITDSGGPGEYRGGCGVEKGGKLTDISDTIMSYCCDRSRSVTWGISGGLPSSPHGAWLNPGTENEEFLGAIFSNVQVKPGDSFVRPSAGGGGLGDPLERDPEAVLEDVIDEYVSVERAEKDYGVVIKEIDRDIDLFEIDWDATIVARAVIRNNRKKWLREDVKKIENKFLNGEIDTYDLIRRYGVVFDFEQNKVLPKSTQQYRDMLEERMVPYWS, encoded by the coding sequence ATGTTATCAACTACAACTGAAAATCAAGAAATATTTCAAAGCAAACTGGACCCGGTAACATTTGAAGTGTTGAAAAATGCATTTGTAAATTTGGTTGACCAAATGGCAGAACAAATCATGAGAACGTGTTATTCGTTTGTTATTTATAATCGTGACTTCAGTTCGGCCATCTGTGATGCAGAAGGAAATACGGTTATGCAAGGCACACAAGATATTTCCGTACATGTCGGAACATTGCATTTAACTGCGAAAGCGATTATTGAAGATTTTAAAGACGATATCCACCCTGGCGATGTCTTTCTTATCAATGATCCTTATCGGGGAGGTACTCACTTCAGTGATACAAGAGTTGTAAAACCTGTCTTTCATGAAGGAAAAGTGATTGCTTTCATGCAAGTGAATGGACACTGGGCAGATATGGGCGGCTCCGTTCCGGGATCATTTGATATTAAGTCGAAAGATCATTTTGGAGAAGGCCTGCGTATTCCTCCGCTTCGAATTTATAGTAAAGGTGTTTATTTGGAAGACGTAGCCAATATGCTCGTGTCGAATATGCGTGTACCAGAAGAGCGTCTCGGGGATCTTCGTTCACAAGTTGAAGCGACTAAAGTGGGAGAGAAGCAGCTGGGAGCTTTAATTGCGAAATACGGAGTCGAAACAATTGTAACCGCTTTCGAAGAGGTTCAAGAGTATGTAGAGCGTCTAACGAGATCACATATTAAAGAACTTCCAAATGGTTCATGGGAAACGACGGATTATATTGACATGGATCCGGAGGTTGGAGATGGATTAATTCCCATCCATGTGAAAATGACAATTCATGATGATGAAGTGTTTTATGATTTAAGCGGTTCACATCCTTATATTGGCTGCTTTTTAAATGCAGGTTTCGGGGCATCGCTGTCGGCAGCATACGCGGGTACTAAAACATTTTTCCCGGATATTCCGCTGAATTCTGGATTTTACCGGGTCGTTCACGTTCACTTGCCTGAAGACTCGGTCGTCAATGCGCCTTATCCAATCGCAGTGACAGGTTTTTGTTCGGGGGCTTATGAGAAAATTATGAACGCATGTTTTGAATTATGGTCAAAAATTATTCCAGAAAGAGCACTGGCTTGCTCGTTTAATTTGGAGTATTTGCTCATTGGCGGTTGGGATCAGCGAGAAAAAGAAAAAGAATATTTCATGTGGTATGACTGGATGGCAGGAGGGCATGGAGGACGTAATAAACGGGATGGCGCAAATGCGATGTCTCCAGTGTTCGGAGTAGGGCTTAGCATTCAGCCTTGCGAAGGGCAAGAAAGGTTATCCCCTGTTATTACAACAAAACACGAAATTATCACTGACTCAGGCGGGCCAGGAGAATACCGGGGAGGCTGTGGTGTCGAAAAAGGTGGGAAGTTGACAGATATATCGGATACAATTATGTCCTATTGCTGTGATCGATCAAGATCGGTTACGTGGGGAATCTCAGGCGGGTTGCCTTCATCTCCGCATGGCGCTTGGTTGAATCCAGGAACGGAAAATGAAGAATTCCTTGGCGCAATCTTTTCGAATGTTCAAGTGAAACCAGGAGATTCTTTCGTTAGGCCTTCTGCAGGAGGCGGCGGACTCGGAGATCCTCTAGAAAGAGATCCTGAAGCGGTCCTTGAAGACGTTATTGATGAGTATGTCTCTGTAGAGAGAGCTGAAAAAGATTATGGTGTGGTCATCAAAGAAATTGACCGGGACATTGATCTATTTGAAATCGATTGGGATGCAACAATCGTTGCCCGTGCCGTAATTCGTAACAACCGGAAAAAGTGGTTACGCGAAGATGTTAAAAAGATAGAAAACAAGTTCTTAAATGGAGAAATTGATACGTACGATTTAATCCGGAGATATGGCGTTGTATTTGATTTTGAACAAAATAAAGTGTTGCCGAAATCGACGCAGCAATATCGTGATATGTTGGAAGAAAGAATGGTTCCTTACTGGAGTTAA
- a CDS encoding acyl-CoA dehydrogenase family protein, translated as MNFEFTAEQQLLKSTVRQFVDAEIIPHIQQWDAEGGFDPAIWKKLADLGFMGVCVPEQYGGSGMDYNSLAILCEELERGDTAFRTAVSVHIGLNSMTLMQWGNEEQKQKYLVPQAKGEKIGAFGLTEPGAGSDVAAMATTAVRDGDHYVLNGQKTWISLCDVADNFLVFAYTDKSKKHHGISAFIVDRTTPGFSSKAIKGKYGIRAGNTGEIFFEDMRIPAENLLGQEGEGFKIAMSALDNGRFTVAAGAVGLIMACIEESVKYCHQRETFGKAIGKHQLVQQMIANMEAGYQMSRLLVYRAGEMKNKGLRNTRETSLAKWQACDFANKAADDAVQIHGAYGYSDEYPVGRFLRNSKAPVIYEGTREIHTIMQAEYVLGYREDKQLSNMLPAWEEELQHS; from the coding sequence ATGAATTTCGAATTTACAGCAGAACAGCAGCTATTAAAGAGTACGGTTAGACAGTTTGTGGATGCTGAAATTATTCCACATATTCAACAATGGGATGCAGAAGGTGGTTTTGATCCGGCGATTTGGAAGAAACTTGCGGATCTCGGTTTCATGGGTGTGTGTGTACCTGAGCAATACGGCGGAAGTGGGATGGATTATAATTCGCTTGCGATTCTCTGTGAAGAATTGGAGCGCGGAGATACCGCATTCCGAACTGCGGTATCTGTCCATATTGGATTGAACTCGATGACGCTGATGCAATGGGGGAATGAAGAACAAAAGCAGAAATATCTTGTCCCACAGGCGAAAGGCGAGAAAATTGGCGCTTTCGGCTTGACGGAGCCAGGCGCAGGATCTGATGTGGCTGCAATGGCAACGACAGCAGTCCGTGACGGGGACCATTATGTCTTGAACGGTCAGAAAACATGGATTTCACTCTGTGATGTCGCGGATAATTTCCTTGTTTTCGCTTATACAGACAAATCGAAAAAACACCACGGGATAAGCGCATTTATCGTTGACCGAACAACGCCGGGCTTCTCTTCAAAAGCGATTAAAGGGAAATACGGGATTCGTGCGGGTAACACGGGTGAAATATTCTTTGAAGATATGCGTATTCCAGCTGAAAATCTGTTAGGGCAAGAAGGAGAAGGATTCAAAATTGCGATGTCCGCCCTCGATAATGGCCGCTTTACAGTAGCTGCTGGAGCAGTAGGGTTAATCATGGCGTGTATTGAGGAAAGTGTGAAGTACTGTCATCAGCGTGAAACATTCGGCAAGGCAATCGGAAAACACCAGCTCGTCCAGCAAATGATTGCAAATATGGAAGCTGGCTATCAGATGAGCCGACTGCTTGTATACCGTGCAGGAGAAATGAAAAACAAAGGCTTGCGCAACACGCGCGAGACGTCCCTTGCAAAGTGGCAAGCATGTGATTTTGCGAACAAAGCAGCAGACGATGCCGTTCAAATTCATGGTGCATACGGTTATTCAGACGAGTATCCAGTTGGACGTTTTCTACGAAACTCGAAAGCACCTGTCATTTATGAGGGGACGCGTGAAATTCATACAATTATGCAAGCGGAATATGTCCTTGGGTATCGGGAAGACAAGCAATTAAGCAATATGCTGCCGGCTTGGGAAGAAGAATTGCAGCATAGTTGA